A single window of Halobacillus naozhouensis DNA harbors:
- a CDS encoding DUF1516 family protein, whose translation MFVPIHLASISVIILLLIAVNHLYNTSNKKTATIMHYMLRLLYLAAIVSGGFSLGMQPVSLGSLFKVFLGMSSIGLIELYFMHKLKEDTPQFLPVILIIFLSLTIITGLLLPLGISVF comes from the coding sequence ATGTTCGTTCCTATTCATCTTGCTTCGATTTCGGTCATCATTTTGCTGCTTATCGCTGTGAATCATTTGTATAATACATCTAATAAGAAAACCGCCACCATCATGCATTACATGCTGCGTCTTTTATACCTTGCAGCGATTGTATCTGGGGGCTTTTCACTTGGTATGCAGCCGGTATCCCTCGGCAGTCTATTTAAGGTATTTTTAGGCATGAGCAGTATAGGTTTAATCGAGCTATACTTCATGCACAAATTAAAGGAAGATACACCACAGTTTTTACCCGTTATACTTATTATATTTTTATCCCTGACAATCATAACTGGATTACTACTTCCTCTCGGCATTTCTGTTTTTTGA